Proteins from a single region of Chloroflexota bacterium:
- the hemB gene encoding porphobilinogen synthase: protein MAADESRPEAWTPPVVRPRRLRATASLRRMLRETRLSVDQFVYPLFVAPGSDIVEPIDAMPGQFLRSVDRVVDEARRVAALGIPAVLLFGRAAAKDARGSESSSPNGAVQRAVEAIKAASPELTVITDVCLCAYTDHGHCGIVDGEQIDNDRSVARIVDTALSHADAGADLVAPSDMMDGRVAAIRAALDAAGHADVGILAYAAKAASAFYGPFREAADSAPAFGDRRSYQLDPANAREALREVELDVAEGADIVMVKPALVNLDIVARVRDRVTVPVAAYFVSGEYAAIKAAAAQGWLDERAAALEALTAIVRAGAQIVVTYFAPDAAQWLRDEEMRD, encoded by the coding sequence ATGGCTGCTGACGAGTCGCGACCTGAAGCCTGGACGCCGCCGGTCGTGCGCCCGCGCCGGCTGCGCGCCACCGCGTCTCTGCGCCGGATGCTCCGCGAGACGCGGCTCTCGGTCGACCAGTTCGTCTACCCGCTGTTCGTCGCCCCCGGCAGCGACATCGTCGAACCCATCGACGCCATGCCAGGGCAGTTCCTGCGCTCGGTCGATCGCGTCGTGGACGAGGCGCGCCGCGTCGCGGCGCTGGGAATCCCTGCCGTTCTGCTGTTCGGTCGCGCCGCCGCCAAAGACGCGCGGGGCAGTGAGTCATCATCGCCGAACGGCGCCGTGCAACGCGCCGTGGAGGCCATCAAGGCCGCGTCGCCGGAGCTGACGGTGATAACCGACGTGTGCCTCTGCGCCTATACCGACCACGGGCACTGCGGCATCGTCGACGGCGAGCAGATCGACAACGATCGGTCCGTGGCGCGCATCGTGGACACGGCGCTGTCGCACGCGGACGCGGGCGCGGACCTGGTGGCGCCGTCCGACATGATGGACGGCCGCGTGGCGGCCATCCGGGCGGCCCTCGACGCCGCCGGACACGCCGACGTGGGAATCCTGGCCTACGCGGCCAAGGCCGCCAGCGCCTTCTACGGACCGTTTCGCGAGGCGGCCGACTCGGCGCCCGCATTCGGCGACCGCCGCAGCTATCAGCTGGACCCCGCGAACGCGCGTGAGGCCCTGCGCGAGGTCGAGTTGGACGTGGCCGAAGGCGCCGACATCGTCATGGTCAAGCCGGCGCTGGTGAACCTCGACATCGTGGCGCGCGTGCGCGACCGCGTCACGGTGCCGGTGGCCGCCTACTTCGTCAGCGGGGAGTACGCCGCCATCAAGGCCGCCGCCGCCCAGGGCTGGCTCGACGAACGCGCCGCGGCGCTCGAAGCCCTCACCGCCATCGTCCGGGCGGGCGCGCAGATCGTCGTGACCTACTTCGCGCCGGATGCGGCCCAATGGCTCCGCGACGAGGAGATGCGCGACTGA